GGAGAAATTAATTTGCAAGGAGAAAAATATAACTTAAATTATTTAGGGAATAATTTTATTTACGATGGTAAAAACTTGTATGTAATTAATAACGAAGAAAAAGAAATTTCCATTACTTCTGGAGATATGAGTGGAGATGATGGTTTTATTTATCCATCAAAATTATTAACTTTTTACAAAGAAGGCTATAATTTTGAAATGGGAAAATTAGAGAACATTAATGGAAGAAACATTCAGTTTGTAACTTTAAACCCTATAGATAGCGATTCTGATATTGTAAAAGTAGAATTAGGTATTGATGCAAAAACAAAGCACATTTACAAGTTGATTCAAACAGGTTCTAATGGAGCAAAAACAAGTTTTGTAATTACTACTTTTAAAAGCAATCAACCTTTATCAAATAACTTTTTTACGTTTGATAGACAAAAATATGTAAGTCAAAAATACACCATTGATTAATTATAAATATTATTTCAATTAACAATAAATTAGTAGCATCTTATCTTTTAAGATGCTACTTTTGTTTTTTTTATGAAAATATTAGATAAATACATTTTAAAGAGCTTTTTAGTTCCTTTTGTAGCTACATTTTTAATTGTACTATTTGTATTGGTAATGCAAACTTTATGGCAAGCTTTCGAGAATATTGCTGGTAAAGGAATTAGCGTTATTTTTATACTAAAATTTTTATA
The DNA window shown above is from Polaribacter sp. Hel_I_88 and carries:
- a CDS encoding outer membrane lipoprotein carrier protein LolA, with protein sequence MKKITILFLSLFLTTITFSQNSAKAKSLLDEVSAKMSAYNNMYLGFSQTLSNKEAGIKEGDEPPIRGEINLQGEKYNLNYLGNNFIYDGKNLYVINNEEKEISITSGDMSGDDGFIYPSKLLTFYKEGYNFEMGKLENINGRNIQFVTLNPIDSDSDIVKVELGIDAKTKHIYKLIQTGSNGAKTSFVITTFKSNQPLSNNFFTFDRQKYVSQKYTID